The Elaeis guineensis isolate ETL-2024a chromosome 14, EG11, whole genome shotgun sequence genome has a segment encoding these proteins:
- the LOC109506613 gene encoding G2/mitotic-specific cyclin S13-7 isoform X2: protein MALMHYVVVPQHQRGDGPIPTVKQKAAAGGDGKNRRALGDIGNPVMVRGVEGKPQPQISRPVTRSSGAHLSANAKLATIATADKNPVVVAVDVAVGKGSAVEPEEIIEMSPDINEPKDQVHDIDALDAHDQLAVVDYVEDIYKFYKLAENSNRPNDYMESQVEINEEKRAILAEWLIEVHHKFGLMPEILYLTFYIFDRYLSMETVRRRELALVGVSAMLIACKYEDIRAAEVSNFICILDSTYSREQILSKEKEILNKLEWNLTVPTPYMFLVRFLKAAMADKEMEHLTFFFAELGLMHYSMIMYCPSLIAASAVYAARCTLKKTPFWSETLKHHTGFSELQLLDCAQHLVSFHSNAAETELKVVFSKYSSPQCGAVALHPPATKLLDELKAALIHDWVGVGLKF from the exons ATGGCATTGATGCATTATGTCGTAGTTCCTCAGCATCAGAGAG GTGATGGCCCTATTCCCACTGTCAAACAGAAAGCAGCAGCTGGAGGAGACGGAAAGAACCGTCGAGCACTAGGAGACATTGGAAATCCTGTAATGGTCCGTGGTGTTGAGGG GAAACCACAGCCTCAGATCTCTCGCCCTGTGACCAG AAGTTCTGGTGCTCATCTTTCGGCGAATGCAAAATTAGCTACTATAGCCACTGCTGATAAG AATCCAGTGGTTGTGGCGGTTGATGTAGCAGTGGGAAAGGGCAGTGCCGTCGAGCCTGAGGAAATTATCGAAATGAGTCCTGACATAAATGAGCCAAAAGATCAGGTTCACGATATTGATGCTTTGGATGCCCATGATCAGTTAGCTGTCGTGGATTATGTTGAAGATATCTACAAGTTTTACAAACTTGCGGAG AATTCTAACCGACCGAATGACTACATGGAGTCCCAAGTTGAGATCAATGAAGAGAAAAGAGCTATTCTGGCTGAATGGCTGATTGAGGTACACCATAAGTTTGGGTTGATGCCTGAGATCCTCTATCTCACATTTTACATCTTTGATCGGTATCTTTCCATGGAAACAGTCCGGAGGAGGGAGTTGGCTCTTGTGGGTGTGAGTGCCATGCTGATTGCCTGCAAGTATGAGGATATACGGGCTGCAGAG GTCAGCAACTTCATATGCATATTGGACAGCACATATAGCAGAGAGCAGATATTGAGCAAGGAGAAAGAAATTCTGAACAAACTTGAATGGAACTTAACTGTTCCCACGCCCTACATGTTCCTCGTGCGCTTTCTGAAAGCAGCCATGGCCGATAAAGAG ATGGAGCACCTGACCTTCTTCTTTGCTGAGCTGGGTTTGATGCATTACTCAATGATCATGTACTGCCCATCCTTGATCGCTGCTTCTGCTGTCTATGCGGCACGGTGCACACTCAAGAAGACTCCCTTCTGGAGCGAAACACTCAAGCATCACACAGGCTTCTCGGAGCTGCAGTTGCT GGATTGTGCACAGCATCTAGTGAGCTTTCATTCCAACGCAGCAGAGACCGAACTGAAAGTGGTGTTTAGCAAGTACTCAAGCCCTCAGTGTGGTGCCGTTGCCTTGCATCCTCCTGCTACTAAACTGCTTGATGAGCTGAAGGCAGCTTTGATACATGACTGGGTCGGGGTTGGATTAAAGTTCTGA
- the LOC109506613 gene encoding G2/mitotic-specific cyclin S13-7 isoform X1: MALMHYVVVPQHQRGDGPIPTVKQKAAAGGDGKNRRALGDIGNPVMVRGVEGKPQPQISRPVTRWTAALRSLNYFKRIALSGLKHPIHSCISRSSGAHLSANAKLATIATADKNPVVVAVDVAVGKGSAVEPEEIIEMSPDINEPKDQVHDIDALDAHDQLAVVDYVEDIYKFYKLAENSNRPNDYMESQVEINEEKRAILAEWLIEVHHKFGLMPEILYLTFYIFDRYLSMETVRRRELALVGVSAMLIACKYEDIRAAEVSNFICILDSTYSREQILSKEKEILNKLEWNLTVPTPYMFLVRFLKAAMADKEMEHLTFFFAELGLMHYSMIMYCPSLIAASAVYAARCTLKKTPFWSETLKHHTGFSELQLLDCAQHLVSFHSNAAETELKVVFSKYSSPQCGAVALHPPATKLLDELKAALIHDWVGVGLKF, encoded by the exons ATGGCATTGATGCATTATGTCGTAGTTCCTCAGCATCAGAGAG GTGATGGCCCTATTCCCACTGTCAAACAGAAAGCAGCAGCTGGAGGAGACGGAAAGAACCGTCGAGCACTAGGAGACATTGGAAATCCTGTAATGGTCCGTGGTGTTGAGGG GAAACCACAGCCTCAGATCTCTCGCCCTGTGACCAGGTGGACTGCAGCTCTACGTTCTTTAAATTACTTCAAAAGAATTGCTTTAAGTGGTCTAAAACATCCAATACATTCTTGTATTTCTAGAAGTTCTGGTGCTCATCTTTCGGCGAATGCAAAATTAGCTACTATAGCCACTGCTGATAAG AATCCAGTGGTTGTGGCGGTTGATGTAGCAGTGGGAAAGGGCAGTGCCGTCGAGCCTGAGGAAATTATCGAAATGAGTCCTGACATAAATGAGCCAAAAGATCAGGTTCACGATATTGATGCTTTGGATGCCCATGATCAGTTAGCTGTCGTGGATTATGTTGAAGATATCTACAAGTTTTACAAACTTGCGGAG AATTCTAACCGACCGAATGACTACATGGAGTCCCAAGTTGAGATCAATGAAGAGAAAAGAGCTATTCTGGCTGAATGGCTGATTGAGGTACACCATAAGTTTGGGTTGATGCCTGAGATCCTCTATCTCACATTTTACATCTTTGATCGGTATCTTTCCATGGAAACAGTCCGGAGGAGGGAGTTGGCTCTTGTGGGTGTGAGTGCCATGCTGATTGCCTGCAAGTATGAGGATATACGGGCTGCAGAG GTCAGCAACTTCATATGCATATTGGACAGCACATATAGCAGAGAGCAGATATTGAGCAAGGAGAAAGAAATTCTGAACAAACTTGAATGGAACTTAACTGTTCCCACGCCCTACATGTTCCTCGTGCGCTTTCTGAAAGCAGCCATGGCCGATAAAGAG ATGGAGCACCTGACCTTCTTCTTTGCTGAGCTGGGTTTGATGCATTACTCAATGATCATGTACTGCCCATCCTTGATCGCTGCTTCTGCTGTCTATGCGGCACGGTGCACACTCAAGAAGACTCCCTTCTGGAGCGAAACACTCAAGCATCACACAGGCTTCTCGGAGCTGCAGTTGCT GGATTGTGCACAGCATCTAGTGAGCTTTCATTCCAACGCAGCAGAGACCGAACTGAAAGTGGTGTTTAGCAAGTACTCAAGCCCTCAGTGTGGTGCCGTTGCCTTGCATCCTCCTGCTACTAAACTGCTTGATGAGCTGAAGGCAGCTTTGATACATGACTGGGTCGGGGTTGGATTAAAGTTCTGA
- the LOC109506613 gene encoding G2/mitotic-specific cyclin S13-7 isoform X3, with protein sequence MALMHYVVVPQHQRGDGPIPTVKQKAAAGGDGKNRRALGDIGNPVMVRGVEGKPQPQISRPVTSSGAHLSANAKLATIATADKNPVVVAVDVAVGKGSAVEPEEIIEMSPDINEPKDQVHDIDALDAHDQLAVVDYVEDIYKFYKLAENSNRPNDYMESQVEINEEKRAILAEWLIEVHHKFGLMPEILYLTFYIFDRYLSMETVRRRELALVGVSAMLIACKYEDIRAAEVSNFICILDSTYSREQILSKEKEILNKLEWNLTVPTPYMFLVRFLKAAMADKEMEHLTFFFAELGLMHYSMIMYCPSLIAASAVYAARCTLKKTPFWSETLKHHTGFSELQLLDCAQHLVSFHSNAAETELKVVFSKYSSPQCGAVALHPPATKLLDELKAALIHDWVGVGLKF encoded by the exons ATGGCATTGATGCATTATGTCGTAGTTCCTCAGCATCAGAGAG GTGATGGCCCTATTCCCACTGTCAAACAGAAAGCAGCAGCTGGAGGAGACGGAAAGAACCGTCGAGCACTAGGAGACATTGGAAATCCTGTAATGGTCCGTGGTGTTGAGGG GAAACCACAGCCTCAGATCTCTCGCCCTGTGACCAG TTCTGGTGCTCATCTTTCGGCGAATGCAAAATTAGCTACTATAGCCACTGCTGATAAG AATCCAGTGGTTGTGGCGGTTGATGTAGCAGTGGGAAAGGGCAGTGCCGTCGAGCCTGAGGAAATTATCGAAATGAGTCCTGACATAAATGAGCCAAAAGATCAGGTTCACGATATTGATGCTTTGGATGCCCATGATCAGTTAGCTGTCGTGGATTATGTTGAAGATATCTACAAGTTTTACAAACTTGCGGAG AATTCTAACCGACCGAATGACTACATGGAGTCCCAAGTTGAGATCAATGAAGAGAAAAGAGCTATTCTGGCTGAATGGCTGATTGAGGTACACCATAAGTTTGGGTTGATGCCTGAGATCCTCTATCTCACATTTTACATCTTTGATCGGTATCTTTCCATGGAAACAGTCCGGAGGAGGGAGTTGGCTCTTGTGGGTGTGAGTGCCATGCTGATTGCCTGCAAGTATGAGGATATACGGGCTGCAGAG GTCAGCAACTTCATATGCATATTGGACAGCACATATAGCAGAGAGCAGATATTGAGCAAGGAGAAAGAAATTCTGAACAAACTTGAATGGAACTTAACTGTTCCCACGCCCTACATGTTCCTCGTGCGCTTTCTGAAAGCAGCCATGGCCGATAAAGAG ATGGAGCACCTGACCTTCTTCTTTGCTGAGCTGGGTTTGATGCATTACTCAATGATCATGTACTGCCCATCCTTGATCGCTGCTTCTGCTGTCTATGCGGCACGGTGCACACTCAAGAAGACTCCCTTCTGGAGCGAAACACTCAAGCATCACACAGGCTTCTCGGAGCTGCAGTTGCT GGATTGTGCACAGCATCTAGTGAGCTTTCATTCCAACGCAGCAGAGACCGAACTGAAAGTGGTGTTTAGCAAGTACTCAAGCCCTCAGTGTGGTGCCGTTGCCTTGCATCCTCCTGCTACTAAACTGCTTGATGAGCTGAAGGCAGCTTTGATACATGACTGGGTCGGGGTTGGATTAAAGTTCTGA